The genomic window tctgtattgaaaaatcgtattaatatatttttattaaaaaataacatattcgtGAACTTCGAAGCCAGCCCTTGGAGCACGCGTTTTCTAATTTGGTGTCCAGGTGTTCGAGAAGTCCATGGCTCACcgttggccattttattatttctatgaagaaattttggctttcatttcaaatacaaatgtataactaactactcttttaatcaaatactaCTAAGCAgccaatattataatacagtatgtagattttaataatatgcaaatcattttaaaaatggggaaGAAATAATAAGACTGTTAGTCTGAGAGTACAAAAGATAAAATGAAAgttggtaatatttatttatttgaaatcagatgatttcgggccctttttctgttcctttttgaaggaaaggttgcagATACACCAAAGGTAACGTTTAGCTTTTAAAGAAGGAAGTTCATTAaatttctgaacaaaaatcaaggaaggAATAGTTTTATTgagattttaaaattgtttaagatatagggtaaaaaatttaagaatgatTTAAGCAATGCTATTACTTATTAGTCTATTAACATTGGATTTATGAACCCCCATAGCTGCTCCATTCgattctttcttcttttccatTTATGACGTCACATACTTCgtgttattatttatcttttgtatCTTGTTATTATTTGACAGGACAacggaaaaatttatttgaaatagaaaTGCCATCAAAGAATCGTAAAATATCGACGCATTCCGTGGATATCACTGGCAAGGAAAAGGAAGCTATTCGGTATTTATTCAAGTGTGATTAGATTATTATAATGCTGTTTTTTTCGCTTATAGAGTTCTCTTCATCTCCACGCTCCGTAACATGGCGTCCCGATTGAGTGAGGTAGTCACGGAGTCCAACTCTATTAGGGTACCTGTTCATGAAGTTCAAAACACTTGGGAGCGAATTAAAGATGAGCATTCTATATAATAATCAGTCTTGTCTTCTCCTTTCAATCATTTCCATTACTTATACAtactatcaaattaaatttgataaattttatccaaattttaaatttaaatatttatattcagtaTTATATaccttaatatttaatatagtgAATAATCAATGTTTACTTGAATTCTTATATCTTGTGTAAGGTGGAGAACGTTATAGatgatatacatttattattttaactagtgattatggtggttttttttaaacaaccaaataacattttattttaataattatacacctatgatataaaataaacgaACTGAAGTTCTTACAtaagagaaaatttatttatttgtcagagAACAAAATGCATAGTGTTCCCTACAAAAGTCCTGCTCCTCATCCCCTGGCCCCATCCCATTCTCTTCAAAGCTCTTTAATGAGGCAGAGTCAGAATAGCTTGAGCGTGAATGCATGGAGCATCTGGAATATGTTAAATTTGCTTGATTTCCATCTTGAATATTGTCATAACTCATGGATCTCTGATTCCCAGATAGGAATTGAAGTATCTCTGCCTCCGTGAGACCTTCTCGATTGAGAGCAGAGTTATAAAAGTCTTCGACTCTACTTACTCCGGactaaataatcataattgttagagatcataaatattaaatactatataaaaattatttacttcacACTGACGTACAAATAAAGGGGGACGATTGTTGACtcgattataaattttcttcaattccaTTTTGTATGCAAGCATTCGCTCTTTCTCATCTTCCATTCTTTGAATTTTTCGTATACGAATATCCTCTTTCGTTCCTATGTTACTCTGAATAGgtagtaaataatatgtattttattaattgatctTGTAGTaggtaaagaaaataaaaatatacattaccgAAAATCGACTACTCCATTCTGGATGACTACGAAATTCCTTTTCCTTCATTGTCAATTGTTTCTTTACTCTTCTTCTTTGTTTAGATTCGTACTCTAAAGATTCTATTCGATTCCGATTTGCAATTTCTCTCAGTCGAGTAGAATTTGTAGACTTATCTTCTAATCTTGGACGAATAGTAACGGGTGGAGGCTTACATTCTGGTATTTTGTACTGGCTACTTCTCGGAATGGAATGTGTCcccatttttggatattttccATCAAAAGAAAAAGGTTCAATCACAGTTATTGGTTTAcccgtcattttttttaattctaaagcCTTTTGAAATTTGGAATAGAGATAGTCAAAATCAGGAACATTATGTGAGCGGATAGCTTTCATTCTGACTCGCTTAATTGGTTCTCTGCTGTTATTCTAGTTGAGAGGGatacaattgtaaatttttaatacaatcttattaactatattgttattagttaaTTTCACCTTTCTTAATTTCCCTTTAAAGGCTTCTAGTTCACTCTTCATCCTTGATGGATATGAGGCTTCATTAAGGAGGGCTTTTTGTCGAATCTCTCTGCGAATCTTGCGATATTCTTCAGCTTCTTTCATTCTTTCGTAGGCATAGTTAGTAAATATATGGGTTGGAAAGGGTTTTGCATGAAAATGATTCAAATCAGACATGGATTTGGACTTTTGGATttcatttgaattcaaatatttggaaactTTATCTCCACCATATCTTGaacatcataataatatatccaattgttaattacattaattgaaattaagCATTATTATTACCGTTGGGGATTTTCTAAGACCATGCTCCGGAACAATGACTTATTGACATGTTTGGGAACAGCAGAAGCcttaaaatttctttgaaatatttcatcCTCATGTTCCTCCTTTGTTTCCAAATCATGCTCCAGTTTCATCTCCAGAAGGAGTTTCTTTtccttcgattttttttcttctctttggattataaataaccataaattttaatttttatcaagcacaaaaactttttgaataatatttaatcaccTGACAGTCATTGAAAATGGTtcaatgattgttttttgtttcttatcaGATGCTGGTGCACTTTTGGTCCTTCTTTTACGTGATTTGGCTTCATTCCTCCTTGttgatttaatttctttaatcaTATGATCACTTTTTTCTAGGCTTTCATCTGATGTAGAATTGGAGCCGTTACAATCACCATATATGTATCTATCCACAGATACATCCGAATATCGTCTCTTAAACCGATGTTCCAAttgtctatatataaatatttataataaaaaaaaagaaatactttaaaatatttatgtatcgtAAGTATTCTACTTTAGTCTCATTTCATTTCGACGTTTTAATTCGAGAAGTTGAACATAGAAATCTCCATTACATTCAAGAAAAGACGATGATGATGGCGGTctgcaatataatttttcattgcaGGTATCCTGAACACAATCTATCGATATACATTGGGACGACATAGCAAGGTTTCTTCTTGAGAAAGAACTACACTCGAACATTAGCACTCTTTTTGAAGGGGTATGAATCAGTGTTAATTTCGTCATCTATGACTAGACGAAATGTATTCTTAATCGAGTATTTTTTGCATGAGAATTATGAGACAAAacgaaactaaatttttttatgttttgtccTACTAAaacgaatctttttttttttttttaggattaagACCAAACTAACACTGATAAGAACGGATAATAATCCTGTATAGACGGAGGAGTGCTGGATGTCAAAATGACCTACTCTACAATTAGCATCATAATTGTAGTTGTTAATACATAGTATGGTAGGTCAAATTGTCCTCGTTGTCAAAGAAACTGAGGAATTGTTACCTTTTTAGTTCATTGTATGTATAAATCAAGGTATATTATTGCTTTCTTTTCggatttataagtatatacacTTTAATTACTATTATCAATACGTAATGATTATCAAGCACTTGCTTGTATATTCCCTCTATATGAGGATATGTTTTAAGTACTATAATCcaggaaatattattaaactattcAAAATGAGACAGCAACCcattttttataaggatttaaTTCATTGAAGTATTTGcgaatatatgaaattatataatacagtTATTCAGACAGAATGAAGCGCTTTTGCAATAGGTAGCCATTCCATGGCCATCCTAAGTCCATCATCTTGTGCGTTAACATTTTTGTCATAGTTCCAATAGTAAAAAGAGTCTATTTCTCCAATCGTACGAACCTCTTTATCCTCTTTAACACTCAGCGTTTTACGACAACCGTCCTTTACGATAAGTCCACTATACCCTTCCGGAATTTGAAATATCTTTCCATTCAATGGATATCCTCGAAGAGTATTCGTCAAATCTCCAGATGACGTAACATCATCAATCTTAATcttcttttcaaaatagttttttacttCTGATTCAGCGGAACCGTCGTAGTCCTCAGTTTCTACTGGAACATAATGTACATTTTTCTTGTTGTCgttaattgatttttggatttgaaTCTTAACCATTTTCTTGATTCGGTCGaattaactatattttcacgaacttagatatattatatgtatatatgtacaaaaaaatataaataagttgtaCAATTATACTACAGTACTCCAGTAAATAACATTATATGTTATGTACTGGTAAACAACTGTAGCACGTGATCACCAATTTCAGTTctaataaagtttattatttatgcgGGAAaactcatataatataattatgttgtagacaagttgcaacttgtattaatacattgtacaagttgcaatgtcttcgtcttaaaatgcatgatttaattacaattttgatcATTCTAATTATTGACTATTAATTGAgcctatcatttcattttgatctattaaaatcacacgattattatataatgatcagTTATATAAATGTGGGTATTTGAACTTAATAGTTTGATACAGTTTACTTATATTGtagtaatttgaattaaaatagtcaaaaatgagtCCATTAATATATGGACCATCCAAGgagtattcaattattgcattattctcaTACCAAGTactataaatccttcatttaaaattatccattccatatttttgttgcaatttgtacagaatcgtaacttgtacacaacaagtatatattatcataatttataatatatatcaatgatggATACCAGACAAATAAAGTCTTTAGTTGTCCTTGATAATATGCAAGATTCTTAAAGACTCGTCAGTATCTAggatatatcatatatgtagaactacaacataaaataaacctgtggggaaaaatgaaaaatcgatCTGTATACTaggttgaaaataaaatattacataacaGCTTAAAATAGGTgaggtattatttattaacaatataatatttatctatattaataaagcagtttgtttgtctgtggaggattcattttttagtgttcgtttaatatcttagaactgcgtgactacttgatctaaaagAAATAACAACAAGCGGGTGTAGTGAAGCTCAGCctgtcataataataataaaaagagagtACATACCcatataattaaagcaaaggTTGTCTGTTGCCGAGCCCTAGCAATTACGAGCAATGTCGGATACTCccgttagtatataatatatcactTGGGAtcgaatattttaatatatttatctatgctTGAGACCTTTGagagatatttgaatatttctttgattttttcgtaaattaagaataattaagttttagacaaaatgtttgaatttaaCATTGATGTTTAAGCTcccatgtaaaataaaatattaattgcttTATTGTATACAAAGTTATAgcaaacattaatattttttttttttaaattttatttgtcggTGGAAAGgtgtataattattcatttaagggtctcaaattataaataatgaaatgccTAAACATGAATTGAATGGAAATAAAGGGATccatattaattgaataataaattatttttacaaataatcagAGAAGCGCAAGAGATatcgaacaaaaatccttctcaTATAAgtatattcttacaaaaaaaaatcaaataattactaATCATAATATAAGTTAATAATTATCGTATAAACGCTTGTTCAATCTATAGACAGTATGAATAACATTTAAGATCctttttctaaatcaatttgGAAGGACTTGATAAGGAGGGTCCCATGGATGACTGCATccacttctttttattcattattctgGTCTTATCATTGTCACTGTCTATGACATAATCAAAATGATTATTCTTTGAACAAAACATGAGAACTTTGTTAGGGAGAATGGATATTTCCAATCCCCCTCTAAGCTCAATGCTCTCATTATCTAGGGAAAATTTAACTCCACTATCGTCTCTTTTCATTTTACCAGCATTGAAAGTCACTGCCTTGGTGACATAATTACTATATAGATCTTCTGTGTAAGAATTGTTTTTCTCTCTGGACCATCCTTCAtgaacaaaatccaaaaaatttaaggactTGGGGCCCAAGCGGAGTTTTAACATATGATTTGTTTCCTTGGCCTCTAATTTATCAACCTCATTCTCTGTAGAAACAAATAGTTCTAATCCCTGATATACAGGTAGTAAAATCCACTGACGTATTCGTTTAAATGTAATTTCTCTCGTTTCTGATGCTTTACCAATTGAGGATCCTGTAAAGAAAGAGAGGAGCCATCTCGCTGTACTTTTGGGACTCTCTGCAACttcagtttttttctctttgaagtTTGAAACCTCTTTGACGAGTTCCTCTGTCTCTGAGTATTGAATCACTCCATtcaaatcccaattaatttccTTTTGGGAAGTTGAGTAGGAAAACACATAAGCAAACAGATTTTTTAAGCTTCCAAAGAGCCAAAACTTTTCTTTTCGTTCGTGTACATCACGGAATGCACCTATATGGAAGGATCGTAATCCATAGAGTTTCTTCTCATCTTCTTCATCCATATTGGCTATTTCAATCACATCCATAGGTCGAAAGAGCTTATTAAGAACGGACATTGTCGCACTGGACATCAAGTCCACGTCGTTTCCGGAATGATCatgaaaaagtgtttttgccattttattatcttttcctACGGGTAGGACACCTAAAACAATGGATTTGGCATAAGAATTTGCATCTTTTCTACGTAAAAGACCCGTGATTGTTTCCATTAGGGTTCCATCTCCTCCAGCAATCAGCACTGCATCCGCATCACTCATAATCTTCATGATTTCTTTTGCTTGTCCCATTCCTTCAGTTCGAATGACACTTACTTTGACACCCGCGAGGTGCAAAAGGGGTGCACAGTAGTCCTCATATTTACTACGTGCTTTTCCTGAATCAGCAGCGGGGTTCAGTATCACAGTGATTCGAGTTGGAGATTCCTTTGTAATTTGACCCATAAGGGAAGCTTCTTGGCATCGTACTTTCATCAAATCATTTTCCTCCTTTTTCCTCAGACCAAATTTCACACCATAAGCTCCTACTGATCCaaagaaaattgactttttccAATTGTTTCGTAAGATGCCGAAGACCTTCTTCATGTTGAATTTCACGAATGTTGTTTTgatcaaattcaaattgaacGTGACATCTTTTGATCACATGACATTTAAAGGTAATGTCTTACGTGCAATTAAAGATCACGCAACTCTCTTGTAGAatccaagatacttagagactcTTGTATCTTGGTAGAATCTTCATTAATCAGAGTACTATGAAAGAGTACGTGTTTAAGTACTTCCTGtagattgattaaatatttcattggcaAGGATGATGACTTAGCCTCGATACTTGCGACTCGaattgatctcacaatcaaagattCGACTTGATTTGAAAACATTATTGGATTttgtaccatttaaaaaaaaaaatatgacaaccgTTCTATTTGATTAATAGAGatttaatttacataagtaAAACGAACACTTTATACCAGAGGTCGGTAACCACCGAACATCGAGTGAATTTTTACTGGCACGCCATCTCATCATGGacaatcatataaatataggcatactaattcaaaatgaaagttACTAACATTAAAGGGTACTATGAAACTCCGCATAACCATTATAAAAGTTTTGCTCCTGTCATCGGCAAATATTTCACcagatttggaaaaaatatcacaaaataagcAAAACCAAGCGtctcattaaataattagtatttttcctactttcctttttttttagtaaaatatagattttttcttttaaattgtgtttatatttgatttctttattataattcctgtagtaaaaaaataagggtattgcttaaataaaattatattgagtcCTTATTGTCTCTAAATACCcggaaaatcaattataaattcaataaaatggtCTTCCAACATGATTCTGCAGCGAAAGCTGTTTGCCCCTACTCTGCAAAAAGTTGCCAACCCAAGCTTTTTAGCATCCCAAACTGTGGAATtgcttaaaacataaaatatatttacataaggaAAGTTTTCtgagtcatttcaatttttttcaaaggctATAAGGTACtctataaattatcttttatagtCTGAAAAAAACTCAATTCGAGTCAGATTTATTAGCTTAAAATAAACTTGAATGAAGTCGGAAGATATAAACAGGacacgataaaaatattcaagggtTTGTACTTGTGATCAATGAGCTGAGACTTAACTTGGACTTGaagtattattacttttttccacctctttgaattattatgttcattaataaatataaaattgtttgtatcTATAgccacttatttatttaattaaatgaaactttaatACTTATAAAGGTATTAGcatcattccatgtcaaatcaacgaGGGCATGCTAgtttattacttataaaatttacaaaaaatagaaattactgtccaattttatacaaataggaCGCAAAGAGCTTCGTTCCTTCGATATAATTTCgaacatcaattttttcattttgagaaTGAGCGCCATCATCACTTGCACCCATCGGCagtaacaaaacatttttattcgtTGTATTCTCCAATGTGAGAACAACAGGAATTGATCCACCTTCACGAGTTAAATCTGGATCCACTCCATATATTTCCTTTGTAGCCTTTCTTGCAGCGTCATAATTTGCATGAGATGGAGAAGTCACCCAGGCCTCACCtccatcaaatttaatttccataACATTGGGTGAATTCAgtttattaaattctttttctaAATGCTTTTTTACACAAGTAACAGTGTTCTCAACAGTTTGATTTGGAACGATTCGAAGAGAAAATTTCCCACCTACTTTTTTAGGTATTACGGTTTTTGCACCTTCCTCGCTAAAAGCACCCTCAATACCGTGAAGGGATAGGGAAGGATATCTCCATCTTGCCATAAGTGTGTTCATCTTATCATTAttggtaattaatttatttacaccgATGCTCGATTTGTATTCCTCCAAATTGAAGTGAATATTTGTATAGAGACTTGATTCATCAGAGCTTAGCTCTGTTACATCATCATAAATTCCTTCAATCCCTATTTTACCATCTTTATCTACTAAAGTATCCATGAGAGCGATTAAATCCGTCATAGCTTCATGAATTGAACCACCAAATACTCCAGAGTGAAGATCTTGTTTGGCACCTGTAATCCATAGTTCAAAACAAACAACTCCGCGTAATCCATATCCCAGGCACGGTTTATCAGTTGCTAATAATGGATGAAAAGATATATCaattcatacataaatagaagATAAACACTCGGTAAacctaataaattaattacttagcCAATAGCTATCAGACACACAGACGAAGTCAACCTCTTTCAAAAAGGGAGTATCTTTTAAGCTAATCAACAAATCATCCAAGCCCTCAGAATCCGACTCTTCCATCCcttcaaatacaaatttgacaTTTACAGGAAAGTATCCCAATCCATCTTTCAAGGCTTCCAGAGCATGAATCCATCCTAAAACAGGTCCTTTATCATCTGAAGAACCTCTTCCATAGAGTCTCCCatctttttctttcaattcaAAGGGTTCCGTGTCCCAGCCATCTGTTTTGGATGCAGGTTGAACGTCCAAATGACCATATATAAGTACGGTTTTATTTGATTCTGAacctgtaaaatttaaatgatggttttttttaaattaatgggatgataattattaattattatgtatatacttttcaGATCCCCAAGAATTATAGGGGGATAAGACCCATTGGGTACAATATCCACTTTGGCCCCAAGAGATCTCAATCTCTCAGATACAAACTCAATCATTCTATGGATGTCATTGTGATGATTTTTGGAAGCGGAAATGGATGGAATGGCCACGGCCTCTTTCAAGGCTTTGATGTAGCTTTCCTTTCGCTCACAAATTAGATCCAATACTTCTTTGGGTAAAGCAGTCATGATACTTATTATAAGtggtaataacaataatatattatatgattgaTAAGACTCAACTCAGTCACAGTGCTTAGGTACataaatgttcttctttttcaCTTACAACTCAGTGAACGTAGATATTATTgtctttaataattatgtttttacatttttatgagtaaataGTGGTCAGCTCCTCAGCCTGCTCAAACAACGATTAAGAAAGCTGGAATATCCATTGccattgatataaatataataacaatgaacGTGAATCTCCTCTATTTACTTATACCAGCATTTTTTTTGGGGATCGACGGAGCCCTTGATGAAGCATTATTCTCGTAATGTAGAATCCTCCTCCTTAGGAAGCCTTCTCATGAACTCCAAAGGATACGCAATCTCCTACATCATCAATCAATTAGGAGCCGttctcttcttcattttttctcaaattcaaTGATCTCAACGTTGGAGTTCCCTTTACCAATTcaacaaagtttatatttaactatGCAGTTGGCCGTATTCTTGGGGAAGAATCCCTAACAACCAAGAAAGCATTAGGTCTTTGCCTAATTTTAATTGGATGCTTTATTCaatttctcttttaaaattgagaCTATATGGTCCCTATTTATAGATATCAGTACAAGAAGTGGCATGAAAAGTTGTGATTTGAGTGACTTgttaacttaatttttgtatttttttatttgaaatgtacctatataattataattttacggACTTAATGTGCTTAAATACATCATTGACTGTAAAAGGATGAGGTGGCGTAATACATTATGATGGGTATTTATGATTCATAATTCACAGCCAATAGGACCCTGTATGCGattcataattatatcaaaCAGATGTACATACCTTGTACAGAAATTAAACGGTTTTTATAAGTGGAAGGGATTGTTGGCTAAATAATGTGGCTGagaattatagaaaaaagaagaagataaaatatattataacaatgaGTCTAGGGGAGACAGAAATAGGTTATATGTTATTACACtatttttcgggtttttttaaaacagcaTTGATTATacactttaatattttactttgacAAGCTTCAACTATCATGTACTTAATGGGTAGATAAATATGTATCATGGTACAATATATACGACTTTCAAAGTTGtaatacataacaaaaattattggatTTCTGTATACAAAAGCCAACAATGATAGTTTAAGGCAATATGTTAGAGGTTCCTAATAGATTGATGGACTTTCAACCCCCTCTTTGTACATGATATGAAACCCCAACAAAAATTCCCCACCCAAACATATTGAACCGTCAACTTTACATTCtacaatataattgaaatggTTTTGTGTCCTAAATATATAGTTTGACAATGTCTTCCCTATGCTTCTGGATAAGTACTAGCAGAAATATATAACCGAATGGAGCTAGCTGCTGCTCCTCAACACAGCTAGGCTATCTtggttacttagttatatacatatatatatatatgaatatctaGCAACGGGCAtaagaaacaaagaaagagaAACGTAAAGTGTGACGTCATTGTCGGTAAAGAGGGGGGAATCTAAGATTCACGGACAAATAATAACTTAACTGTAGAAGTAGTAGTCTAGTGGTAGTTGTGTGTTTAATCTTCTCTGGGTGGATTTGGTGGTGGAGTAATGTCTCTGAAATGGAGAAAACGGGTAAAAATAGAGTATGCACGCCTTAGGGCTGCCAAAAGATACCGACATGAGGATGATATGCGAGCTGCATGGAAGAAGAATCGGACTCTTCCTCGAATACTGAATGATGCTAATAAGTTGGATAAGAAAGGAGGCGTTGAGCCGGTTTGGGTCTGCTCGGAGGATCCTCCTTCTCATTCCCAGTTTATCAAAAGAGCAGAGGCCAAAGACAATGAGGGGAAGCTTCAGTCCATACCCATTAAAGTGAGTTGTTAGTTTTTCTCTCAGAAAATTAGGACggattaaaatgaaaatgattttttgtctcCTTGCATTAGATAATTTATGCTGTGAATCCAATTCCAACCATGTACAGCTGGGCTCCTCTACAACAGAATTTCATGGTAGAAGATGAAACAGTGCTTCACAACATTCCCTACATGGGAGATGAAGTTCTGGATCAAGACAACACCTTTATAGAAGAGCTTATCAAAAACTACGATGGAAAAGTCCACGGAGAGAGAGAGGGAGGATTTATAGACGACGATCTCTTCCTGGATCTCGTAACAGCTCTCAAGGTTTACGATAAAGACGAAGAAGGCATAGAAGAAGATGACAATGAAGATTCCTCCGATGAGGAAGAGGAAGAAGGCGAGGAGAATGACAATTCCTCGATCCCTTCATCCTCTCCGGATAAATTACCACCACCCCCACCTCCTCCAAATAACACTACGACTACTACAACTAAAAACCACCGTGAACAACTCACAGATCCATCAGCAGGCAAGATGCCTTCCCCCAAACTATTTGCCGCCATTGCCTCTATTTTTCCCGATATGGGAACTCCTGATCAAATAAAAGAGAAATACACTGAACTATCTGAGCATAAGGCTGTAGTCCCTAAGGAGTGTACTCCCAATATTGATGGCCCTGATGCTGAGTCAGCACCTCGAGCCAAGACTATGCATTCATTTCATACGCTTTTCTGCCGTAGGTGCTTCAAATATGATTGTTTTCTTCATCGATTAGCCTATCATCCTGGACCAACAACGAAAAGGAAGGGCTCTGAGCTCAAACCTCCCTCTGAGCCATGTAGCCCCGATTGTTTTCTACATTTGGAtgaaattgaaatgaaaaagaagaagagctTTAGTAGTAATAGTGTTACTCCTCTGGACTCTGGAAATGAAACATCTTCGGAGGAAAGCAATGACTCCTCCTCTACTACACGTTCCAGTACCCATAATGGAAAGAAGACAGACAGTAGAAGAAGTTCCTTTTCTGGTAGTCTAGATGGCATCAATAATgggaaaaaacaatataatggACGTTCCTCTGACTGTTCCTCCAACTCAAAGAATAATGACCGTAAAGTTATCACGGATAATCAACTGGCTAAAACTATTAACCCATTCAACGGTAATAATCCTGATGTATGGGCGGGATCTGAGCAATCCCTTTTCCGAGTTTTGGTGCGAGTATTCCTTGGTAACTATTGTGCTATATCCCAAGCGATTGTGACCAAATCATGCCGTCAAGTATATGAATATGCACAAAAGGATTCATCAAAAGAAGGACTACTTGGTCATGAAGAGGATCCCGAGTCTAGATTAAGGGAGTACACTCCCccgaaaaagaagaagaagaaaaaacatagtCAATGGCTCAATCACTGCCGCAAAACACAATTTAACAAAGATTCTGCAGGTCATTCTCAAGTATACAACTATTCTCCTTGCGACCATCCTAACAAACCCTGTGATTCATCATGCCCATGTATTTCTTCACGAtacttttgtgaa from Lepeophtheirus salmonis chromosome 1, UVic_Lsal_1.4, whole genome shotgun sequence includes these protein-coding regions:
- the LOC121115275 gene encoding cytosolic non-specific dipeptidase, with protein sequence MTALPKEVLDLICERKESYIKALKEAVAIPSISASKNHHNDIHRMIEFVSERLRSLGAKVDIVPNGSYPPIILGDLKSSESNKTVLIYGHLDVQPASKTDGWDTEPFELKEKDGRLYGRGSSDDKGPVLGWIHALEALKDGLGYFPVNVKFVFEGMEESDSEGLDDLLISLKDTPFLKEVDFVCVSDSYWLTTDKPCLGYGLRGVVCFELWITGAKQDLHSGVFGGSIHEAMTDLIALMDTLVDKDGKIGIEGIYDDVTELSSDESSLYTNIHFNLEEYKSSIGVNKLITNNDKMNTLMARWRYPSLSLHGIEGAFSEEGAKTVIPKKVGGKFSLRIVPNQTVENTVTCVKKHLEKEFNKLNSPNVMEIKFDGGEAWVTSPSHANYDAARKATKEIYGVDPDLTREGGSIPVVLTLENTTNKNVLLLPMGASDDGAHSQNEKIDVRNYIEGTKLFASYLYKIGQ
- the E(z) gene encoding histone-lysine N-methyltransferase E(z) gives rise to the protein MSLKWRKRVKIEYARLRAAKRYRHEDDMRAAWKKNRTLPRILNDANKLDKKGGVEPVWVCSEDPPSHSQFIKRAEAKDNEGKLQSIPIKIIYAVNPIPTMYSWAPLQQNFMVEDETVLHNIPYMGDEVLDQDNTFIEELIKNYDGKVHGEREGGFIDDDLFLDLVTALKVYDKDEEGIEEDDNEDSSDEEEEEGEENDNSSIPSSSPDKLPPPPPPPNNTTTTTTKNHREQLTDPSAGKMPSPKLFAAIASIFPDMGTPDQIKEKYTELSEHKAVVPKECTPNIDGPDAESAPRAKTMHSFHTLFCRRCFKYDCFLHRLAYHPGPTTKRKGSELKPPSEPCSPDCFLHLDEIEMKKKKSFSSNSVTPLDSGNETSSEESNDSSSTTRSSTHNGKKTDSRRSSFSGSLDGINNGKKQYNGRSSDCSSNSKNNDRKVITDNQLAKTINPFNGNNPDVWAGSEQSLFRVLVRVFLGNYCAISQAIVTKSCRQVYEYAQKDSSKEGLLGHEEDPESRLREYTPPKKKKKKKHSQWLNHCRKTQFNKDSAGHSQVYNYSPCDHPNKPCDSSCPCISSRYFCEKFCMCNSDCPNRFPGCRCKAACNTKQCPCFLAVRECDPDLCNKCGADQQDTSKITCRNVYVQRGLGKRLLMAPSDVAGWGIFICDFAYKNEFISEYCGEIISQEEADRRGKVYDKYMCSFLFNLNNEYVVDATRKGNKIRFANHSINPNCYAKVLKVNGDHRIGIFAKRSIQAGDELFFDYRYGPTEQLRFVGIEREMEFL